One genomic region from Lysobacterales bacterium encodes:
- the lnt gene encoding apolipoprotein N-acyltransferase → MLAAIALSALLLGLYARGGLAWPLGFVLLVPWLWALQRASNVGHALLLGAAMSVGYVLAALHWFAPAVASYTGWPLPLALTVLALCGPLLQPQCVAYALTGHLVARRYGPMVAVLAAASAWVASEALLPKLLGDTLGHGLQPASLLRQSADLWGAAGLSFLLLLVNAAVIEALRRARASQPAKHWLKPLGLALALPLSLALYGLWRTSDAGFDPPADAARLRVAMVQSNITHYEDLRREIGAYAVVRKVLDTHYALSDRAIAEQRADALLWSETVYPTPFGHPRSADGAELDREIEAYARSRRVPLVFGTYDVDGAGEYNAAAFLDPERGLLGYYRKTHPFPLTEYVPGWLDGAALRRALPWAGTWQPGHGPRVMPLRAADGREVNVLPLICLDAVHPQLSIDGARLGAQAILGLSNDAWFTQWPQGAELHLAVASFRSIETRLPQLRVTTNGISAVIDARGEIVARTAMGEAAVLVGEIAAHDPPPTLMLRLGDWVGRAALLLLALLAVHALWRTLATRWPRARRAPIADLLAGDGLPVLLLSRFARASIGWAQGLLALGLVWMGVRMLTIDGLQVGSLRPLQHFGFAVLAPIVALWALQRAFAARAFLREGLLRIESEARRIEVPLSALAAAETWRLPLPSPGLQLRTQAGERLDLALPSSHDFIAALLQAGAPSTAVDHSTPNLLQHWAEQRLRSRHRWLDASWLKLGLFPLLPALVAFHLHQVIAFGGPFGEWLTFGFSAWFKALLLWWASWVLGLSLCAAALRALVEVAALAALAIQRLAAPKPAPAAQLATGPDAWPLRQAIEWSLRAIHYLGVPMWLLLRVL, encoded by the coding sequence CTGCTGGCGGCCATCGCCCTGAGCGCGCTGCTGCTGGGCCTGTATGCGCGGGGCGGTCTCGCCTGGCCCTTGGGCTTCGTGCTGCTGGTGCCCTGGCTGTGGGCGCTGCAGCGCGCATCGAATGTCGGCCACGCGCTGCTGCTGGGGGCGGCGATGTCGGTCGGCTACGTGCTCGCCGCCCTGCACTGGTTCGCGCCCGCGGTCGCCAGCTACACGGGCTGGCCGCTGCCGCTGGCGTTGACGGTGCTGGCGCTGTGCGGGCCGCTGCTGCAGCCGCAGTGTGTGGCCTATGCCTTGACGGGACATCTTGTTGCCCGCCGTTACGGTCCGATGGTGGCCGTCCTCGCGGCGGCCTCCGCCTGGGTCGCGAGTGAGGCCCTGCTGCCCAAGCTGCTGGGCGACACCCTGGGTCATGGCCTGCAGCCCGCGTCGCTGCTGCGGCAGTCGGCGGACCTGTGGGGTGCCGCGGGGCTCAGCTTCCTGCTGCTGCTGGTCAACGCGGCCGTCATCGAGGCGCTGCGCCGCGCACGTGCCTCGCAGCCCGCGAAGCACTGGCTGAAACCGCTGGGTCTCGCGCTCGCACTGCCGCTTTCGCTGGCGCTGTACGGCCTCTGGCGCACGTCGGACGCTGGGTTCGATCCCCCGGCAGACGCAGCGCGGCTGCGGGTCGCGATGGTGCAGTCGAACATCACCCACTACGAGGATCTGCGCCGCGAGATCGGCGCTTATGCGGTCGTGCGCAAGGTGCTGGACACCCACTACGCGCTGTCGGACCGGGCCATCGCCGAGCAGCGGGCCGATGCCCTGCTGTGGTCGGAGACGGTCTACCCCACGCCCTTCGGGCATCCGCGAAGCGCCGACGGCGCGGAGCTGGACCGCGAGATCGAGGCCTACGCGCGCAGCCGCCGGGTGCCGCTGGTGTTCGGCACCTACGACGTCGACGGCGCCGGCGAGTACAACGCCGCCGCCTTTCTCGACCCGGAGCGCGGCCTGCTGGGCTACTACCGCAAGACGCATCCGTTTCCGCTCACCGAGTACGTGCCGGGCTGGCTCGACGGCGCTGCCCTGCGTCGCGCCCTGCCCTGGGCCGGCACCTGGCAGCCCGGCCACGGCCCGCGCGTGATGCCACTGCGCGCCGCCGACGGCCGCGAGGTCAACGTGCTGCCGCTGATCTGCCTCGACGCCGTGCATCCGCAGCTCAGCATCGACGGCGCGCGGCTCGGCGCGCAGGCCATCCTCGGGCTGTCGAACGACGCCTGGTTCACGCAGTGGCCACAGGGCGCCGAGCTGCATCTGGCGGTGGCCAGCTTCCGCAGCATCGAAACCCGCCTGCCGCAGCTGCGCGTCACCACCAATGGCATCAGCGCGGTGATCGATGCGCGCGGCGAGATCGTGGCGCGCACGGCGATGGGCGAAGCGGCCGTGCTGGTGGGCGAGATCGCTGCGCACGATCCGCCGCCGACGCTGATGCTGCGGCTCGGCGACTGGGTCGGTCGCGCGGCTCTGCTGTTGCTTGCGCTGCTGGCGGTGCATGCGCTGTGGCGAACGCTGGCGACGCGCTGGCCGCGCGCGCGCCGCGCTCCGATCGCAGACCTGCTCGCGGGCGATGGCCTGCCGGTCCTGCTGCTGAGCCGCTTTGCCCGCGCCTCGATCGGGTGGGCACAGGGTCTCCTCGCGCTTGGCCTCGTCTGGATGGGCGTTCGGATGCTCACGATCGACGGGCTGCAGGTGGGTTCGCTGCGGCCACTGCAGCACTTCGGGTTTGCCGTGCTCGCGCCCATCGTCGCGCTCTGGGCCCTGCAGCGTGCGTTCGCGGCTCGCGCCTTCCTGCGCGAGGGCCTGCTGCGCATCGAATCCGAAGCGCGTCGCATCGAAGTTCCGCTGAGCGCGCTGGCCGCAGCGGAGACGTGGCGACTGCCCCTGCCCTCGCCCGGGCTGCAGCTGCGCACGCAGGCCGGAGAGCGTCTCGACCTCGCCCTGCCCTCGTCCCACGACTTCATCGCAGCGCTGCTGCAGGCGGGCGCGCCCTCCACGGCCGTGGACCACAGCACACCAAACCTGCTTCAGCACTGGGCCGAACAGCGCCTGCGCAGCCGACATCGCTGGCTCGATGCGTCCTGGCTCAAGCTGGGCCTGTTCCCTCTGCTGCCCGCGCTGGTGGCCTTTCATCTGCACCAGGTGATCGCCTTCGGCGGGCCTTTCGGCGAATGGCTCACGTTCGGTTTCAGCGCGTGGTTCAAGGCGCTGCTGCTGTGGTGGGCCTCGTGGGTGCTGGGGCTGAGCCTGTGCGCAGCAGCACTGCGCGCACTCGTCGAGGTCGCGGCGCTGGCGGCGCTGGCGATCCAGCGCCTCGCGGCGCCGAAACCTGCACCTGCCGCGCAGCTCGCGACCGGCCCCGACGCGTGGCCGCTGCGCCAAGCGATCGAATGGAGCCTGCGCGCGATCCACTACCTGGGCGTGCCGATGTGGCTGCTGCTGCGCGTGCTCTGA
- a CDS encoding SGNH/GDSL hydrolase family protein — translation MHKRLRGLVRTGLPALGLAALSASAFGSTLNQNVSWTVDRAGTTAKYRVVAYGDSIYAGYNGSVSNAARYAAPTVQSEYLAAQWNADIENIRRTKSGAIASDVYQNKIVAERSFMQAASTRVVTFEMCGNDGLQARSAFKSQTGTCNYSGLTNAVNQCKTYVAAAMDYINTNAHPNTRLKVISNLYYPGFNADNVQSSCRDPNTGATVNLRDRFLPALVTMNYWMCEYARQKGFQCNDSFAQYMGADYDSNGDGRVDSDALRYVPGESEAAYVARITGSLRPTLRDANTHFVSASTSFDYIQSDDVHPTFTGGTVSAGLWGGSTGTGAARYTSFSGGRSPIWNQLGHERMGWGLSQYNPVAP, via the coding sequence ATGCACAAGCGACTCCGCGGCCTTGTCCGCACCGGCCTGCCCGCGTTGGGGCTGGCTGCGCTCAGCGCCAGCGCCTTCGGCAGCACCCTGAACCAGAACGTCAGCTGGACGGTCGACCGCGCCGGCACCACCGCCAAGTATCGCGTGGTCGCCTACGGCGATTCGATCTACGCGGGCTACAACGGCTCGGTCAGCAATGCAGCGCGCTATGCGGCTCCGACCGTTCAGTCCGAGTACCTTGCGGCGCAGTGGAACGCGGACATCGAGAACATCCGCCGCACCAAGTCCGGCGCGATTGCCTCCGACGTCTACCAGAACAAGATCGTGGCCGAGCGCAGCTTCATGCAGGCGGCCTCGACCCGCGTGGTGACCTTCGAGATGTGCGGCAACGACGGCCTGCAGGCGCGCTCTGCCTTCAAGTCGCAGACCGGCACCTGCAACTACAGCGGCCTGACCAATGCCGTGAACCAGTGCAAGACCTACGTGGCCGCGGCGATGGACTACATCAACACCAACGCCCATCCCAACACCCGGCTCAAGGTGATTAGCAACCTGTACTACCCCGGCTTCAACGCCGACAACGTGCAGAGCAGCTGCCGCGACCCCAACACCGGCGCCACCGTAAATCTGCGCGACCGCTTCCTGCCGGCACTGGTGACGATGAACTACTGGATGTGCGAGTACGCACGCCAGAAGGGCTTCCAGTGCAATGACAGCTTCGCCCAGTACATGGGCGCGGACTACGACAGCAACGGCGACGGCCGGGTCGATTCGGACGCGCTGCGCTACGTGCCCGGCGAGAGCGAGGCCGCCTACGTCGCCCGCATCACCGGCAGCCTGCGTCCGACCCTGCGCGATGCGAACACGCACTTCGTGTCGGCCAGCACCAGCTTCGACTACATCCAGTCGGACGACGTGCATCCCACCTTCACCGGCGGCACCGTCAGCGCCGGCCTGTGGGGCGGCAGCACCGGCACCGGCGCGGCGCGCTACACGAGCTTCAGCGGCGGCCGCAGCCCGATCTGGAACCAGCTGGGCCATGAGCGCATGGGCTGGGGCCTGTCGCAGTACAACCCGGTCGCGCCCTGA
- a CDS encoding OmpW family protein yields the protein MHFLKPALMLGLLATAGSAVADDAWFVRAGVHNVDPKSNNGSLAGGTLQASIGSDFRPTLAVGRFLNDRWALELLAALPFDHEVRLNGAKAADFKHLPPTLSLQYYLGEAGGFRPFIGAGLNYTWTFDQRETGPIAGTRLKIGNSVGAAAQAGFVTEITDTLHLVGEVRWVDIDASVSVNSTRVGTVEVDPLVYGLSLGWRF from the coding sequence ATGCATTTCCTGAAGCCTGCTCTGATGCTCGGTCTGCTTGCCACCGCCGGCAGCGCGGTCGCCGATGACGCCTGGTTCGTGCGCGCCGGCGTCCACAACGTGGATCCGAAGTCCAACAACGGCAGCTTGGCCGGTGGCACGCTGCAGGCGAGCATCGGCAGCGACTTCCGCCCGACGCTCGCGGTCGGCCGCTTCCTCAACGATCGCTGGGCGCTTGAACTGCTCGCCGCCCTGCCCTTCGACCACGAAGTGCGCTTGAACGGCGCCAAGGCGGCGGACTTCAAGCACCTGCCGCCGACGCTCAGCCTGCAGTACTACCTGGGCGAGGCCGGCGGCTTCCGCCCCTTCATCGGCGCGGGCCTCAACTACACCTGGACCTTCGACCAGCGCGAGACCGGGCCGATTGCCGGGACCCGCCTCAAGATCGGCAACTCGGTGGGCGCGGCGGCGCAGGCAGGCTTCGTCACCGAGATCACCGACACCTTGCACCTGGTCGGCGAAGTGCGCTGGGTGGACATCGACGCCAGCGTGTCGGTGAACAGCACCCGCGTCGGCACCGTGGAGGTGGATCCGCTGGTCTACGGTCTCTCGCTCGGCTGGCGCTTCTGA
- a CDS encoding response regulator transcription factor, whose translation MSKTLLIVEDDTRVADFLLRGLRAEGYTPTAVGSAEDALPLLRRGGFELALFDVMLPGQSGMELCQQIRAECLALPVLMLTAMGSVQERVAGLRCGADDYLTKPFAFDELLARVEALLRRPPQWVERAAELVVGDLVFDRRRMEVRRDGVELPLTAKELALLELLMSAPGRLFSRERILSNVWGIDSDPLTNVVDVYIRRLRSKLDSPGQTSRITTVRGLGYRLDPPQPDAASG comes from the coding sequence ATGAGCAAGACCCTGCTGATCGTCGAGGACGACACCCGCGTCGCCGACTTCCTGCTGCGCGGTCTGCGCGCCGAGGGCTATACGCCCACCGCAGTCGGCAGCGCCGAGGACGCCCTGCCCCTGCTGCGGCGCGGCGGCTTTGAGCTCGCTCTGTTCGACGTGATGCTGCCCGGCCAGTCCGGCATGGAGCTGTGCCAACAGATTCGCGCTGAATGTCTGGCCCTGCCTGTGCTGATGCTGACCGCGATGGGCAGCGTGCAGGAGCGCGTCGCTGGTCTGCGCTGCGGCGCAGACGACTACCTGACCAAGCCGTTCGCCTTCGACGAACTGCTGGCCCGCGTCGAAGCGCTGCTGCGTCGACCGCCGCAGTGGGTCGAGCGCGCCGCCGAGCTGGTCGTGGGCGACCTCGTGTTCGACCGCCGCCGCATGGAAGTCCGCCGCGACGGCGTCGAGCTGCCGCTGACCGCGAAGGAGCTCGCCCTGCTGGAGCTGCTGATGAGCGCGCCCGGGCGACTGTTCAGCCGCGAGCGCATTCTGTCCAACGTCTGGGGCATCGATTCCGACCCGCTGACCAACGTCGTCGATGTCTACATCCGCCGTCTGCGCAGCAAGCTCGACAGCCCCGGCCAGACCTCGCGCATCACCACCGTGCGTGGGCTTGGCTATCGACTGGATCCACCGCAGCCCGACGCCGCTTCGGGCTGA
- a CDS encoding HAMP domain-containing histidine kinase has translation MIRTRLAIAFSALALLALAQSVFAWWAASTAAHHAERSVNATRMLAEYLEISGNKQRLKVWFAQRMLANDPAPDVRDALMESMLSSLEALRELAEAAPAETRVMERREVETVALNIATMDAAIQAAELPGAELTPAEQWRRTLLAFDELAGRDMRMLLREAVNRHESASLEASAELSKALARVRQYELLLAFSVCALAFVLVAYFVRRLDRPFADLTRLSSALAAGDFSARSRVSGRDEFARIGSLLDSMAERLAAAQSRSQQLQQQLDELVAERTRALSHAYETLLGIEARRRQFFAELSHELRTPATVIRGEAEVALRNRGDREAQSEALARIIDATSELGGRIQDLLDAAKGGPLEYALNIRTERLHDIVDAAVQQMQAVAEHRDLRLEFDTRTAQADCCVDADRERLQQALVILLDNALRYSPGGARVRVEIASDSEHWLINIDDEGPGMSSAELERAFEPNYRGAAGVQHAPLGQGLGLAIALRIVQGLAGSIELFNREGGGLRASIALPISPAEGNA, from the coding sequence ATGATCCGCACCCGGCTCGCCATCGCGTTTTCTGCCCTCGCCCTGCTGGCGCTGGCGCAATCGGTGTTCGCCTGGTGGGCGGCCTCCACGGCCGCCCACCACGCCGAGCGCAGCGTCAACGCCACGCGCATGCTGGCGGAGTACCTCGAAATTTCGGGCAACAAACAGCGCCTGAAGGTGTGGTTCGCCCAGCGCATGCTGGCCAACGACCCCGCGCCTGACGTTCGCGATGCGCTGATGGAGTCGATGCTCTCAAGCCTCGAAGCCCTGCGTGAGCTGGCGGAAGCGGCGCCCGCCGAGACCCGCGTCATGGAGCGCCGCGAGGTCGAGACCGTGGCGCTCAACATCGCCACGATGGACGCGGCCATCCAGGCCGCCGAGCTGCCTGGCGCTGAACTGACGCCGGCAGAACAGTGGCGAAGAACGCTGCTCGCTTTTGACGAGCTGGCGGGCCGCGACATGCGCATGCTGCTACGCGAGGCGGTCAACCGCCACGAGAGCGCAAGCCTGGAAGCCTCGGCCGAGCTCTCGAAGGCCCTGGCGCGCGTCCGCCAGTACGAGCTGCTGCTGGCGTTCAGCGTCTGTGCCCTGGCCTTCGTTCTGGTGGCCTATTTCGTACGCCGCCTGGATCGCCCCTTCGCCGACCTCACCCGACTCAGCTCGGCGCTGGCGGCGGGTGATTTCAGCGCGCGCAGCCGGGTCAGCGGTCGCGACGAGTTCGCGCGCATCGGCTCCCTGCTCGACTCGATGGCCGAGCGTTTGGCAGCCGCACAGTCGCGCAGCCAGCAGCTGCAGCAGCAGCTGGATGAGCTGGTGGCCGAGCGCACCCGCGCACTGAGCCACGCCTACGAAACGCTGCTCGGTATCGAGGCCCGTCGGCGACAGTTCTTCGCCGAGTTGAGCCATGAGCTGCGCACGCCCGCCACGGTGATCCGCGGCGAGGCCGAGGTCGCACTGCGCAATCGTGGCGACCGGGAAGCGCAGAGCGAAGCGCTCGCGCGCATCATCGACGCCACCAGCGAGCTGGGTGGGCGCATTCAAGATCTGCTCGACGCGGCGAAAGGCGGCCCGCTCGAGTACGCGCTGAATATCCGCACGGAGCGACTGCACGACATCGTCGATGCCGCGGTCCAACAGATGCAGGCGGTGGCGGAACATCGCGATCTGCGGCTGGAGTTCGACACCCGCACGGCGCAGGCCGACTGCTGCGTGGATGCCGACCGCGAGCGGCTGCAGCAGGCCTTGGTGATTCTGCTTGACAACGCGCTGCGCTACTCGCCGGGCGGCGCGCGGGTGAGGGTCGAGATCGCCTCCGACAGCGAGCACTGGCTGATCAACATCGACGACGAGGGCCCCGGCATGAGCTCGGCCGAGCTGGAGCGCGCCTTCGAACCGAACTACCGCGGCGCCGCGGGTGTGCAGCACGCGCCGCTAGGCCAAGGCCTGGGCCTCGCCATCGCGCTGCGCATCGTGCAGGGTCTGGCCGGCAGTATCGAGCTGTTCAATCGTGAGGGCGGCGGTCTGCGTGCGAGCATTGCGCTCCCTATCAGCCCGGCCGAAGGCAACGCATGA
- a CDS encoding GNAT family N-acetyltransferase has translation MSTAPRPCYALRPIALHEQELAYTLTREAMRSYVEQTWGPWNEAEQRQRHAQSFNPGEQDFILQCGQVQGLRALRWRPTDLFLARLYLCPQAQGKGLGSAVLVDLLGQARALGRGVELQVLKVNARAQRFYARHGFERVGEREAYWLMRAC, from the coding sequence ATGAGCACGGCCCCACGCCCTTGCTACGCCCTGCGCCCGATCGCCCTGCATGAGCAGGAGCTCGCCTACACGCTCACGCGCGAAGCCATGCGCAGCTACGTCGAGCAGACCTGGGGGCCGTGGAACGAGGCCGAGCAGCGCCAACGCCACGCCCAGAGCTTTAACCCCGGCGAACAGGACTTCATCCTCCAGTGCGGCCAAGTGCAGGGTCTGCGCGCCCTGCGCTGGCGCCCCACCGATCTGTTCCTGGCTCGCCTTTACCTGTGCCCGCAGGCGCAGGGCAAAGGCCTGGGCAGCGCAGTGCTTGTCGACCTTCTGGGCCAAGCCCGCGCCCTGGGGCGCGGCGTCGAACTGCAGGTGCTCAAGGTGAATGCGCGCGCCCAGCGCTTCTACGCCCGCCACGGCTTCGAGCGAGTTGGCGAGCGAGAGGCGTATTGGCTGATGCGGGCGTGTTGA
- a CDS encoding transposase, with protein MPELGTSSASGTHKFDALCTTLGIEHRLTRPKSPQTNGMVERFNDRISHVLNTNRFESGVGLGQTLDRYVWLYNHHVPQKALNQHTPAQALKRWQSTLPELLTKQVRDRQGPGSWASG; from the coding sequence ATTCCAGAGCTCGGAACGTCGAGCGCGAGCGGCACCCACAAATTCGACGCCCTCTGCACGACTCTTGGTATCGAGCACCGCCTGACGCGGCCGAAGAGCCCTCAAACGAACGGGATGGTCGAGCGCTTCAACGACCGGATCTCGCACGTGCTCAACACCAACCGCTTCGAGTCAGGCGTGGGTTTGGGGCAGACCCTCGACCGTTACGTCTGGCTCTACAACCACCACGTGCCGCAGAAGGCACTGAACCAGCACACTCCGGCTCAGGCGCTGAAGCGCTGGCAAAGCACCCTCCCGGAACTCTTAACTAAGCAGGTGCGTGATCGTCAGGGACCTGGCAGTTGGGCCTCAGGCTAG
- a CDS encoding right-handed parallel beta-helix repeat-containing protein, producing MRLSAVPAATVFPLFALLAGPVQAATWCADTTQELLQSLASAAQSAEDDVVRLRAGTFTLTSSLDLVINGRLSVLGGWTENCLLQSNCPGSSRIMSATPGQHSIVLKPLDSDLTVERLTFDRLDGVVLQDLGNSSSVVGDIRLQRNRFVSNDFGPIVRVRDKNVRVENNIVAGSLQRSFQLDRSTASAPFVADIHNNTFVGGTEGVRVSGTVGTVRVRNNVLDGTYTSGGIVIVDGVVTVNHNALDGGFAYIGGGSASPEFDNDLVIDPMFDAAFVPQAGSPLINSGSNNIAGGLPSFDFAGSPRRIGSRVDRGAREATISDVDTLTVTSSADSGPGTLRQAILDANVTAVAETIEFNLAGVCPRVISLATPLPTISTTLSIDGFSQPGSAQNTLGDSDADGDDSVHCVVLASNGVRTLNLTPGPSQEVFIRGLAFYRATEAQIRVSGAGSATIIGNAFNTGTSIFEPSVPQYAITVDGATGTRIGGIDPADRNIIGRASVAGVRLGPGTGRRVLGNFIGLSKNGTGDVGNGIGIEVENGQSDSIDGNFIGHNDSFGIRVDGALSVASIDRNFVGRAQAGMQGSAGNGNDGIRFSAGERFFLRQNSVAYNAGDGISVGRDAGIADYGLNSTYANGELGINVYPNGVNPIRNDTGTPGNRGQNYPVLVSAAGGIDAGSVSGTLQSANGSYEITVYRSSSCDASGHGEGRDFVGAVVATISNGTSSEDGTTSFTANVTTTSNFEGRFLTAIAAERGGPDDGASSEYSACIAYQVIDLFSNGFEP from the coding sequence ATGCGCCTGTCCGCCGTACCTGCCGCCACCGTGTTCCCGCTGTTCGCCCTGCTGGCTGGGCCTGTCCAGGCGGCGACCTGGTGTGCTGACACCACCCAGGAGCTGCTGCAGTCTCTGGCTTCGGCTGCGCAAAGCGCGGAGGACGACGTGGTTCGCCTGCGCGCGGGCACGTTCACCCTGACCAGCAGCCTCGATCTCGTCATCAACGGCAGGCTGAGCGTGCTCGGCGGTTGGACGGAAAACTGCCTGCTGCAGTCGAACTGCCCTGGATCGAGCCGGATCATGAGCGCCACCCCGGGCCAGCACAGCATCGTGCTGAAACCGCTCGACAGCGACCTGACCGTCGAGCGCCTGACCTTTGATCGCCTCGACGGTGTGGTGCTGCAGGACCTGGGCAACAGCAGCAGCGTGGTGGGCGACATCAGGTTGCAGCGCAACCGGTTCGTCAGCAACGACTTCGGTCCGATCGTGCGCGTGCGCGACAAGAACGTGCGGGTCGAGAACAACATCGTCGCCGGCTCGCTGCAGCGCAGCTTCCAACTCGACCGGTCGACCGCGAGTGCGCCCTTCGTCGCCGACATCCACAACAACACCTTCGTCGGCGGTACCGAGGGCGTGCGTGTCTCGGGCACGGTGGGTACCGTCCGCGTGCGCAACAACGTGTTGGATGGCACGTATACGTCCGGCGGCATCGTGATCGTCGACGGTGTGGTTACGGTGAACCACAACGCGCTGGACGGTGGCTTCGCCTACATCGGCGGTGGCAGCGCCTCACCGGAGTTCGACAACGATCTGGTGATCGATCCGATGTTCGACGCGGCCTTCGTGCCGCAGGCGGGCTCACCGCTGATCAACTCCGGCAGCAACAACATTGCCGGCGGCCTGCCGAGCTTCGATTTCGCCGGCAGTCCGCGCCGGATCGGCAGCCGCGTCGACCGCGGCGCGCGCGAGGCCACGATCAGCGACGTCGACACGCTCACCGTCACCAGCAGTGCCGACTCGGGTCCCGGCACGCTGCGCCAGGCGATTCTCGACGCGAACGTCACCGCTGTCGCGGAAACCATCGAGTTCAACCTCGCCGGCGTCTGCCCGCGCGTCATCAGCCTGGCCACGCCGCTGCCGACCATCAGCACCACCTTGTCCATCGACGGGTTCTCGCAGCCAGGCAGCGCGCAGAACACGCTCGGCGACTCGGACGCCGATGGCGACGACAGCGTGCATTGCGTGGTGCTGGCGAGCAACGGCGTGCGAACGCTCAACCTCACGCCCGGACCAAGCCAGGAGGTCTTCATCCGCGGCCTTGCCTTCTACCGTGCGACCGAGGCGCAGATCCGGGTCAGCGGCGCCGGAAGCGCGACGATCATCGGCAATGCCTTCAACACCGGGACTTCGATCTTCGAGCCTTCGGTTCCGCAGTACGCCATCACGGTCGACGGTGCCACCGGCACGCGGATCGGCGGGATCGATCCAGCGGACCGCAACATCATCGGCCGGGCGAGCGTCGCCGGTGTGCGCCTGGGGCCGGGAACCGGCCGCAGGGTGCTGGGCAACTTCATCGGCCTCAGCAAGAACGGCACGGGCGACGTGGGCAACGGCATCGGCATCGAGGTCGAAAACGGGCAGTCCGATTCCATCGACGGCAACTTCATCGGGCACAACGATTCCTTCGGCATCCGCGTCGACGGCGCGCTGTCGGTTGCCAGCATCGACCGAAACTTCGTCGGACGCGCCCAGGCCGGCATGCAGGGCTCGGCCGGCAACGGCAACGACGGAATCCGGTTCAGCGCTGGCGAGCGGTTTTTCCTGCGGCAGAACAGCGTCGCCTACAACGCCGGCGATGGCATCAGTGTGGGGCGCGACGCGGGCATCGCCGACTACGGATTGAACAGCACCTACGCCAACGGCGAGCTCGGCATCAACGTTTACCCCAATGGCGTCAACCCCATCCGCAACGACACCGGCACACCGGGGAACCGTGGCCAGAACTACCCGGTCCTCGTCAGCGCCGCGGGCGGCATTGATGCCGGCTCGGTGTCGGGCACGCTTCAGTCGGCCAACGGCAGCTACGAGATCACCGTGTATCGCTCGAGCAGCTGCGATGCGAGCGGCCATGGTGAGGGGCGTGACTTCGTCGGCGCCGTGGTGGCGACCATCAGCAACGGCACATCGTCCGAGGACGGCACGACCAGCTTCACCGCGAACGTCACCACGACCAGCAACTTCGAAGGCCGGTTCCTGACCGCGATCGCGGCTGAACGCGGCGGCCCCGACGACGGCGCGTCCAGCGAGTACTCGGCCTGCATT